A window of the Tunturibacter empetritectus genome harbors these coding sequences:
- the ribA gene encoding GTP cyclohydrolase II: MPFASVTKVADADFPTRWGQFRILGYEGVIENPAACNDNIPPPAVRVEGAVALVMGDVHAAPPIVRIHSQCLTGDVFHSLRCDCRQQFELAMATITEAGTGILLYEQQEGRGIGLMAKLRAYELQDKGMDTIEANLELGYEADCRHFELPAQILKQMGISEVRLITNNPEKVEALELAGIKVVERISAEVPSEPTNERYLQTKREKMGHLVS, from the coding sequence ATGCCGTTCGCAAGTGTGACCAAAGTAGCCGACGCCGACTTCCCGACCCGCTGGGGGCAATTCCGAATCCTCGGCTATGAGGGTGTCATTGAAAACCCCGCTGCCTGCAACGACAATATTCCTCCACCGGCTGTGCGCGTCGAGGGAGCCGTGGCTTTGGTAATGGGCGATGTTCACGCTGCGCCTCCGATTGTGCGGATACACTCGCAGTGCTTAACCGGCGATGTATTTCACTCCCTGCGCTGCGACTGCCGTCAGCAGTTTGAGCTTGCCATGGCCACCATTACCGAAGCCGGCACGGGTATTTTGCTCTATGAACAGCAGGAGGGGCGCGGCATCGGCCTGATGGCGAAACTGCGCGCGTATGAGCTGCAAGACAAGGGTATGGACACGATTGAGGCGAACCTTGAACTTGGTTACGAGGCCGATTGCCGCCACTTTGAGCTGCCGGCGCAGATCCTCAAGCAGATGGGAATCTCTGAAGTTCGGCTGATCACGAACAATCCGGAGAAGGTGGAAGCGCTGGAGCTTGCCGGCATCAAGGTGGTTGAGCGCATCTCAGCCGAAGTTCCCAGTGAACCGACCAATGAGCGCTACCTTCAGACCAAGCGCGAGAAGATGGGCCACCTGGTCAGCTAG
- a CDS encoding histidine kinase, whose amino-acid sequence MTQPDPKLILITLLIELGVAAAFSSSLARSNRFKNLLLLSRRTPRQTMWLVIIICVPLTLGVWVRTTVPNFLAADLSLEITILLGILVGPLAAMAGGATLAIPAVLHHEYWALPVNLAIAAIAGAFGRFADPEDVWSFSPMIDLSIYRWVTRNLRRPQLDRQILLLLLVAGMQLGTSALSHYFPRRYFELNSREWWVQLLICATAPIVVGIPLKIWNAIRVERKLEEQGRLLLEARLDALQRQINPHFLFNTLNSITSLVRSQPELAREMIVKLANILRVLLKDREAFLPLREELRFTDDYLDIEVVRFGDKLKVVKEIADDTLDIVVPGMLLQPLIENSIKHGLEPRISGGTVTIRSRITQEKRLMVEVEDDGVGMAPDRIDVSLVSGLVRPGNGIGVRNVRERMQVLYGDLAAVEINSRPGRGTKVTLLMPILDAGAEAWGPIGGAAGQAISHMVEDAVRAMTRS is encoded by the coding sequence GTGACCCAGCCCGATCCCAAGCTGATCCTGATTACGCTGTTGATTGAATTGGGCGTAGCTGCGGCGTTTTCAAGCTCCCTGGCGCGATCGAACCGCTTCAAGAATCTCCTCCTTTTATCGCGGCGAACTCCACGCCAGACAATGTGGCTCGTCATCATTATCTGCGTGCCGCTGACCCTCGGGGTATGGGTCCGCACCACCGTGCCCAACTTTCTGGCAGCCGATCTCTCTCTCGAGATCACGATCCTCCTGGGAATTCTTGTAGGGCCACTGGCAGCCATGGCTGGCGGAGCGACTTTGGCAATTCCCGCCGTTCTGCACCATGAGTACTGGGCGCTTCCAGTCAATCTCGCCATCGCCGCCATCGCCGGAGCCTTCGGCCGCTTTGCCGATCCCGAAGATGTATGGTCGTTCTCCCCAATGATCGACCTCAGCATCTATCGCTGGGTCACGCGGAACCTGCGACGGCCGCAGCTCGATCGTCAGATTCTGCTGCTCCTTCTGGTCGCTGGGATGCAGCTCGGCACCAGCGCTCTGTCGCACTACTTTCCGCGCCGCTACTTCGAACTTAACTCCAGGGAGTGGTGGGTCCAGCTGTTGATCTGCGCCACCGCGCCCATCGTCGTAGGAATTCCACTCAAAATCTGGAATGCAATCCGCGTCGAAAGAAAGCTGGAGGAGCAGGGAAGACTACTGCTCGAGGCCCGTCTGGACGCGTTACAACGGCAGATCAACCCGCACTTTCTATTCAACACATTGAACTCGATCACGTCTCTGGTTCGCTCGCAGCCCGAACTCGCGCGCGAAATGATCGTCAAACTCGCCAACATCCTTCGCGTGCTTCTGAAAGATCGCGAGGCTTTCCTGCCGCTCCGTGAGGAGCTGCGCTTCACCGATGACTATCTGGATATCGAGGTAGTGCGCTTTGGCGACAAGCTGAAGGTAGTCAAAGAGATTGCAGACGATACGCTCGACATCGTGGTCCCCGGAATGCTCCTCCAGCCGCTTATCGAAAACAGCATCAAGCATGGCCTCGAGCCGCGAATCAGCGGCGGCACGGTCACCATCCGAAGCCGGATTACGCAAGAAAAAAGGTTGATGGTCGAGGTCGAGGATGACGGAGTCGGCATGGCTCCTGACCGCATCGACGTCTCTCTGGTCAGCGGTCTGGTTCGTCCTGGAAACGGCATAGGGGTACGAAACGTCCGCGAGCGCATGCAGGTCTTGTACGGCGATCTTGCGGCCGTCGAAATCAACAGCCGTCCGGGCCGTGGCACAAAGGTTACGCTGCTGATGCCGATTCTTGACGCCGGCGCCGAGGCCTGGGGACCGATCGGAGGCGCGGCCGGTCAGGCCATCAGTCACATGGTGGAAGACGCCGTGCGCGCGATGACGCGGTCGTAA
- a CDS encoding glycine betaine ABC transporter substrate-binding protein — MKPSQLRPTSLIAALFCLLAIACAPPRSSRITIGAKNFTEQVVLGEMLAQEIESITGEPVDRRFYLAGSYLCQQALVSGRIDGYVEYTGTALTAILKQPLPPVGQRDEATVFRQVSGLYASRYHVKVGPGLGFEDTFAMVVRGDDAKRLGVKTISDAVKTPPDPNGWRLGVGYEFQSRPDGLSGLEATYGLKFAGDPRTMDLGLLYRALSNSQVDMVAGNSTDGPIRALGFVVLDDDKHYFPPYEAVPLIREDSLQRHPGIQVAMDRLAGKVSADEVRGMNYAVDSEHRDVAEVVKEFRKSKGL; from the coding sequence CTGAAACCGAGCCAACTCCGTCCTACGAGCCTGATTGCTGCTCTCTTCTGCCTGCTTGCCATCGCGTGTGCCCCACCGCGATCCTCTCGCATCACCATCGGAGCCAAGAACTTCACCGAGCAGGTTGTCCTCGGGGAGATGCTCGCTCAGGAGATCGAGTCCATCACCGGCGAACCGGTAGACAGGCGCTTCTATCTGGCTGGAAGTTATCTCTGCCAGCAGGCGCTGGTAAGCGGACGCATCGACGGATACGTCGAGTACACCGGCACGGCGCTGACCGCAATCCTCAAGCAGCCACTCCCTCCTGTAGGACAACGCGATGAGGCCACAGTCTTTCGTCAGGTAAGCGGTCTGTACGCATCGAGGTACCACGTAAAGGTAGGGCCTGGGCTGGGCTTTGAGGACACGTTCGCGATGGTGGTGCGCGGCGACGATGCGAAGCGTCTGGGCGTGAAGACGATCTCGGACGCAGTGAAGACGCCGCCTGATCCCAATGGCTGGAGGCTCGGCGTTGGCTACGAGTTTCAATCCCGTCCGGATGGTCTCAGCGGCCTCGAGGCGACCTACGGACTAAAATTCGCAGGCGATCCCCGAACCATGGACCTTGGGCTCCTGTACCGAGCTCTGTCGAACAGTCAGGTAGACATGGTCGCTGGCAACTCCACCGATGGTCCCATACGAGCGTTAGGCTTCGTCGTGTTGGACGACGACAAGCACTACTTCCCACCCTACGAGGCGGTGCCGTTGATAAGAGAGGATTCGCTGCAGCGGCATCCGGGAATTCAGGTCGCCATGGACAGGCTCGCAGGTAAGGTGAGCGCCGACGAGGTGCGTGGGATGAACTACGCCGTAGACTCCGAGCACAGGGACGTGGCAGAGGTAGTAAAAGAGTTTCGCAAGTCGAAGGGGCTCTAA
- a CDS encoding DinB family protein → MVEPWLRGTLTEFDAVRRQVLHALELAQEDVERWCTGLSDSEMNARPFGIAPVAFHLRHIARSLDRLLTYAEGRALSGTQMDALHSEMEGASAETVLREVRAGLAEARQRVLMISPESYEEPRAVGRSMLPSTVGGLLVHCAEHTQRHIGQAITTAKVVMGARGEPPYSSEKALREKGNIIP, encoded by the coding sequence ATGGTCGAACCATGGCTGCGAGGAACGTTGACCGAATTCGATGCAGTGCGGCGACAGGTCCTGCACGCGCTGGAACTGGCGCAGGAAGATGTAGAGCGATGGTGCACAGGATTAAGCGATAGCGAGATGAATGCTAGGCCGTTTGGGATAGCTCCCGTCGCCTTTCATCTGCGCCATATCGCGCGAAGTCTGGACCGTCTGCTGACCTACGCCGAGGGGAGAGCCCTATCCGGTACGCAGATGGACGCGCTGCACAGTGAGATGGAGGGCGCATCTGCCGAGACTGTGCTCCGCGAGGTCCGAGCTGGACTGGCCGAAGCGCGACAACGCGTCCTGATGATCTCGCCGGAAAGCTATGAAGAACCGCGGGCAGTAGGCCGATCCATGTTGCCGAGCACAGTAGGTGGACTTCTTGTCCACTGCGCAGAACACACACAGCGTCACATCGGGCAAGCCATCACCACCGCGAAGGTCGTGATGGGAGCGCGCGGGGAGCCGCCATACTCTTCTGAAAAAGCTCTCCGCGAGAAAGGGAACATCATCCCATAG
- the bshA gene encoding N-acetyl-alpha-D-glucosaminyl L-malate synthase BshA yields MKIGITCYPTYGGSGVVATELGIELAARGHEIHFITYSQPFRLSGRESNIHFHEVAVSNYPLFEHPPYDLALATRMAEVAEFYSLDLLHVHYAIPHSVSALLARQMLATRGIHLPFITTLHGTDITLVGLDRSYLPITKFGIEQSDGVTSISSYLRDRTREAFAITSEIEVVRNFVNCDVYVRNPELVAAMRPRFAEPNERLLVHLSNFRPVKRIQDVVNVFARVAKAMPARLMLIGDGPDRSVAEYLAREHNVQDRVHFIGKQDNVNELLPLADLMLMPSEMESFGLAALEAMACSVPTIGTNVGGVPELIQDGHNGLLFGVGDVDSMSTAAISLLSDRPRLEAMARAGRKTAQDHFCASRVIPLYEDYYDRVIARTASSTM; encoded by the coding sequence ATGAAGATCGGCATCACCTGTTATCCCACCTACGGCGGCAGCGGTGTCGTCGCCACTGAGCTTGGTATTGAACTGGCTGCCCGCGGCCACGAGATTCACTTCATTACCTACTCGCAGCCCTTTCGTCTCAGTGGCCGTGAGTCGAATATTCACTTCCACGAGGTTGCGGTTTCAAACTATCCGCTGTTTGAACATCCGCCCTACGATCTCGCGCTCGCGACTCGGATGGCCGAGGTCGCCGAGTTTTATTCGCTGGATCTGTTGCATGTTCACTATGCGATTCCTCACTCTGTGAGCGCGTTGCTGGCGCGACAGATGCTTGCTACGCGGGGAATTCATCTGCCGTTTATCACGACGCTTCATGGCACCGACATCACGCTGGTGGGGCTCGATCGCTCGTATCTTCCCATTACGAAGTTCGGCATCGAGCAGTCGGATGGGGTTACCAGCATCTCGAGCTATCTGCGCGACCGCACCCGCGAGGCCTTCGCCATCACCTCTGAGATCGAGGTTGTCCGCAACTTCGTGAACTGCGATGTCTATGTTCGCAATCCGGAGCTGGTGGCTGCGATGCGTCCGCGCTTTGCGGAGCCGAACGAGCGGCTTCTGGTTCACCTATCCAACTTTCGGCCGGTCAAACGCATTCAGGATGTTGTGAACGTCTTTGCCCGCGTCGCCAAGGCCATGCCGGCGCGGCTGATGCTGATCGGTGATGGCCCTGACCGCAGCGTCGCCGAGTATCTTGCCCGCGAACACAACGTGCAGGACCGGGTGCACTTCATCGGCAAGCAGGATAACGTCAATGAGTTGCTGCCGCTGGCTGACCTGATGCTGATGCCGAGCGAGATGGAGTCGTTCGGGCTGGCGGCGCTGGAGGCCATGGCGTGCAGCGTCCCAACTATCGGGACAAACGTCGGCGGCGTCCCCGAGCTTATCCAGGATGGGCACAATGGCCTTCTCTTTGGTGTAGGCGACGTTGACTCCATGTCCACCGCGGCGATCTCGCTCTTAAGCGATCGGCCGCGTCTGGAAGCGATGGCACGAGCAGGCCGCAAGACAGCGCAGGATCACTTCTGCGCCTCTCGAGTTATTCCGCTTTACGAGGATTATTACGACCGCGTCATCGCGCGCACGGCGTCTTCCACCATGTGA
- a CDS encoding DUF3179 domain-containing (seleno)protein, with protein MGIALAVRHAGPWLAGVCLAVVLLVIYLLWKNARIGARIGLICLLLLTFAGAVFTHINIFEKMFHPYDSPSFESADEAKVDPGDKVLAVTVGQEARAYPIRTMGYHHIVNDTVGGAPIAVTYCTLCHTGLVWSRVVDGKLLHFRLAGINNGNALLRDEQTSSIWQQSTGEAIFGPLKGQQLKLVRSDELTFALWKGEQPHGQVLKPDPLYAAEYDPKDWEKHVEKTPTVVNTTRSGIAPHQLMLGVTVGEQSKAYPIESILAAKLIQDRVGDQPLIVVVGPDGASIRVFEATLENRHLTFVQRSGRQTLTDIDTGSGWNFRGCAVEGSLTGRCLAEIDAHKDYWFDWMNHHPESAVFKN; from the coding sequence TTGGGGATTGCCCTGGCCGTCCGTCACGCCGGCCCTTGGCTAGCGGGTGTGTGCTTAGCGGTCGTGCTGCTCGTGATATATCTCCTCTGGAAGAACGCACGGATTGGCGCTCGAATCGGACTGATCTGCCTGCTTCTGCTTACGTTCGCGGGAGCAGTCTTTACCCATATCAACATCTTCGAAAAGATGTTCCACCCCTACGATTCGCCCTCGTTCGAGAGCGCGGACGAGGCAAAAGTCGATCCCGGCGACAAGGTGCTGGCGGTCACGGTGGGACAGGAAGCCCGAGCTTATCCGATCCGCACCATGGGCTATCACCATATCGTCAACGACACGGTAGGCGGCGCACCGATCGCCGTGACCTATTGCACGTTATGTCATACGGGGCTGGTATGGAGTCGCGTCGTCGATGGAAAACTGCTGCACTTCCGCCTGGCGGGCATCAACAACGGCAACGCTCTCCTGCGCGATGAGCAGACCAGCAGCATCTGGCAGCAGAGCACCGGAGAGGCCATCTTTGGACCGTTGAAGGGGCAGCAGCTGAAGCTCGTGCGCAGCGACGAGTTGACCTTCGCTTTGTGGAAGGGCGAGCAGCCCCACGGGCAGGTCTTGAAGCCGGACCCACTCTATGCGGCGGAGTACGATCCGAAAGACTGGGAGAAGCACGTCGAAAAAACGCCAACAGTAGTAAACACAACCCGCTCCGGCATCGCGCCCCACCAACTGATGCTGGGAGTCACCGTAGGGGAACAGAGCAAAGCCTACCCGATCGAGTCCATCCTCGCGGCAAAGCTGATTCAGGATCGGGTAGGCGACCAGCCGCTCATAGTCGTGGTCGGCCCTGACGGCGCATCGATCCGGGTCTTCGAAGCAACGCTCGAGAACAGACACCTGACCTTCGTCCAACGCTCAGGCCGCCAGACACTCACCGACATCGACACGGGTAGCGGTTGGAACTTCAGGGGATGCGCGGTAGAGGGAAGTCTGACAGGGCGCTGCCTCGCAGAGATCGACGCTCACAAAGACTACTGGTTCGACTGGATGAATCATCATCCCGAATCAGCGGTCTTCAAGAATTGA
- a CDS encoding DUF1203 domain-containing protein, with protein sequence MSELRVVAIATDLAQKVRESRLSPGYRHPVTAKVATGHGPCRHCLRPFAVGQEVRLLFTLNAFDGAAPIPQPGPVFIHEAECNRYAEQAGYPKELLPFGAVIDGYDADQIVRRRETITDGSQPAAIERIMRDPLVRYVMVRDGKAGCYDFRIERVEGS encoded by the coding sequence ATGAGCGAGTTGAGAGTAGTTGCGATTGCAACCGATCTGGCACAGAAGGTAAGAGAGTCGAGACTGTCGCCGGGATACAGGCATCCGGTAACCGCAAAGGTTGCAACCGGACATGGCCCCTGCAGGCACTGTCTAAGACCATTTGCCGTCGGGCAGGAGGTGCGGCTTTTGTTTACCCTGAATGCCTTCGATGGAGCAGCGCCGATACCCCAGCCCGGCCCGGTGTTTATCCACGAGGCGGAGTGCAATCGATACGCGGAGCAGGCTGGGTATCCTAAGGAACTCTTGCCCTTCGGTGCGGTGATCGACGGCTACGATGCAGACCAGATCGTGCGGCGGCGTGAGACGATAACTGACGGATCGCAGCCAGCTGCCATCGAACGAATCATGCGCGATCCGTTGGTCCGCTACGTAATGGTTCGCGACGGTAAGGCCGGCTGCTACGACTTTCGCATTGAGCGAGTGGAGGGATCTTGA
- a CDS encoding ChbG/HpnK family deacetylase, translating to MPARLIINADDFGLTRGVNRAVMELHQAGSLTSATLMATGAAFDDAVALARTNPTLGVGCHITLTDGLPVSPAQSISTLLGPDGTTFRPSLVDFVQALVRGKISEDEVEREALAQVEKLRGAGIEVTHLDTHKHTHLFPAVTRPLLRVAERCGIGAIRNPFEDPWSLALGHGNRIRRLQVKLLGSLHSRFERQPQIRNSRVLTTDGTIGISATGHLDAPTLHELLLALPADGTFELCCHPGYNDRDLDLVTTRLRTHRDVERDALLTEVPARSLRPNAPQLINYGDLVA from the coding sequence TGGAGCTTCACCAGGCTGGGTCGTTGACCTCTGCCACGTTGATGGCGACCGGGGCGGCGTTCGACGATGCTGTGGCGCTTGCCCGCACCAATCCTACCCTTGGTGTCGGCTGTCACATCACGCTCACAGATGGTCTCCCTGTCTCGCCGGCGCAAAGCATCTCTACGCTGCTGGGTCCTGATGGCACGACGTTTCGTCCGTCGCTTGTCGATTTTGTGCAGGCGCTGGTACGCGGCAAGATCAGCGAAGATGAGGTGGAACGGGAGGCGCTTGCGCAGGTGGAGAAGCTACGAGGCGCAGGCATCGAGGTTACTCATCTGGATACGCATAAGCACACACATCTTTTCCCAGCTGTCACGAGGCCTCTTCTGCGCGTTGCAGAACGCTGCGGCATTGGCGCGATTCGCAATCCGTTCGAGGATCCCTGGAGTCTTGCTCTTGGACACGGGAACCGCATTCGACGCCTCCAGGTGAAGCTGCTTGGCAGTCTTCACAGCAGGTTCGAACGCCAGCCGCAGATTCGTAACTCTCGCGTGCTAACTACCGACGGAACGATTGGGATCTCCGCGACCGGCCATCTGGACGCCCCTACCCTGCATGAGCTTTTGCTTGCTCTGCCGGCTGATGGAACCTTTGAACTCTGCTGCCATCCCGGTTACAACGATAGGGATCTCGATCTCGTCACCACTCGGCTTCGCACCCATCGTGACGTGGAGCGAGACGCTTTGCTCACCGAGGTTCCCGCGCGGTCTTTGCGACCAAATGCGCCGCAGCTCATCAACTATGGGGACCTTGTAGCCTAA